The sequence GCGAACACGTTGGGCGCAAGGCCCTTCAGCATGGCATGCTCGCGCATCGCAACACCGCGCGTGATCTGGAAGTAGACCAGTTGATGGCGCACGCCACCCGGGTGCGGGTCGGCTTCTGCATGCATGGCCAGCAACCTCATCGTGAGGCGGTGCCATGCGTCGCGCTCCATTGGGTTGGGAATCCTCATTTCGGCTAGGCCGCGCGCCAGGCGCGCCATGTGGGCGTCGAACATGAAGGGTTGGCCCTCGTAGGCCGGCACGACGTCGTAGATCGCATCGCCAAAAAGAAAGCCCCGGTCGAGGACGGACACCTGCGCCTCGCGCAGGTTGGTGAACTCGCCGTTGAGGTAGCAAGGCCACGGCGGAATGCTCTCGGGGACCGCCGGCCTGGCGTGAATCGAACCAGAGATAAAGGCGGGGGACGGTTTCGGGGACGGCAAGGCGGTGACCTCCTGAAGTGACCAGCCATCGTGTGCGCAGTGACACTGCGTGTCCACAGCTTCGGTGTCATCGAGATTGCCGTTGCGCATCGCCGGCCGGCTCATGGGTACTCACACCACGCCGCGTTCGCTTCCGACTGATAGCGATGTGGAATCGCGATGCCGACGGCGGCATGGACAGCCCGCATCGCAGCATAGACCATCCGTTGGTCTCCCCTCCACTCTTTCTGAAGGAAAAAAGATGCGCAATCCTCTCCCCACATGGATCGTCGGCGTCGCTCTGGCAACAAGCTTTTCGACGAGTTCGGCGCAGACGCTGGCAGCGCCGCTGTCAGGCACGCTGAAGAAGCTCGCCGACACAGGCACGATCGCGCTCGGCGTGCGGGAAAACCAGGTTCCCTTCGCCTACGTGGACGACAACCAAAAGGTCATCGGCTTCACGGTCGACATCTGCAAGGCCTTGGTCGACAGCCTGAAGGCCGATGCAGGCATCAAGGCACTCCAGGTCGAACTCAAACCTGTGACGGCGCAGACCCGCCTCGCGCTGCTAGGCAACGGCACCATCGACCTCGATTGCGCCAGCGTCAGCAACAACGCGGAGCGCCAGAAGCAGGTCTCGTTCAGCAACACGTTCTTTCTGACGGCCACCGCGTTCGCTGCCAAGAAGAGCAGCAACCTCAAGTCGATTGCCGATCTCGCGGGAAAGACCGTTGTCGCCGTGCCAGGCACGAACCACATGGTCATCCTCAACGAGATGAACCAGAAGCAAAACCTGAACATGCGCATCGTGAGCGCCAAGGACCAGCCCGAGGCGTTCCTGATGCTCTCGACAGGCCGAGCCGCGGCGCTGGTCAGCGACGATGTGCTGCTCGCCAGCGTCATCGCCAGCGCCAAGAACCCGGAAGATTATTTGATCTCGCCCGACATCCTCACCCCGCCCGCACCGTATGGCCTCGTGATGCGACGCGATGACCCTCAATTCAAGGCTGCAGTTGACAAGGCGCTGACCGCGTACCTCACGTCGCCGGCCGCAAAGGCCAACTACGACAAGTGGTTCGTACATCCCATCCCGCCACGCGGGCTGCGCATGAACTTCCCGATGAGTGCCGCCCTTAAGAAGGCCTACGCGAAGCCCACAGATTCGATTGACCTCACCGCTTACTAGTCTCGGAGCATCGCGTGAACTATGACTGGAATTGGCGGGTGTTCCTCGAACAGTCGCCCAACGGAGGCGGCGCCTACGGCTACCTGCTCGCCGTCGGCCTCGCGAACACCGTGGCTGCCACGCTGTTGATTTTCATGTTGGCACTGGCGCTCGGCACGGCGGTCGGTGTGCTGCGCACACTTCCTTCCAGGAAGGCTCAAGCCGCAGGCCGCGTCTATGTCGAGGTGTTTCGCAACATTCCGCTCATTGTGCAGCTCTTCATCTGGTATTTCGTGCTCCCCGAACTGCTTCCGAGAGCGCTCGGAGATTGGATCAAACAGTGGGAGGCGGCGCCGTTCTTCGCCGTGGTTATCGGCATCGGCTGCTACATGGCGGCGCGCGTGGGCGAGCAGCTGCGCAGCGGCATTCAAGCCCTCGCGCGCGGTCAGCAGTTAGCTGCGTCGGCGCTGGGCATGACGCTCTCTCAGTCGTACAGGTACGTGCTGTTGCCGCGCGCGTTTCGCATCATCTGGCCGATGCTGACCAGCGATGCCATGGGCACCGTGAAGGCCACGTCCATCGGCCTAACGATCGGCTTCGTCGAGCTGACGGCGCAGGCGCACTCGATGCAGGAATTCTCCTTCCGGGTGTTCGAGGCATTTCTGGCAGCGCTCACGATCTATGTGATCCTGAACTTCTTGATCGTCACGGTGATGCGCCGCTTCGAGCGCCGCCTCGAACTGCCCGGCTTCGGCGGGAAGTAAGCACCATGTTCTCCGGATTCGACTTCGCCGCCATCTGGGTTTCCCTGCCCCACCTGCTCACGACGGGCCTTGCATTCACTGTGAAGCTCACGCTCGTGGCCGGCTTCCTAGGCCTCGTGCTCGGCTGTGCAATCGCCATGGCCAGGCTCAGCAAGAACAAGCTGTTGCGCGCCTTCGGCGACGCGTACGCCAACGTGTTCCGCGCCATTCCACTGGTGCTCTGGCTCTTCGCTTTCTACGTACTTGCCCCATACGTCGTGGCGTGGGTCATCGGTTCGCCCACGCCCGTGCCGTTCAGCGCCACCGTCTCAGCCTATCTGAGCTTTGTGCTCTTCGAAGCGGCGTACTTCTGCGAAATTATCCGTTCCGGCATCCGTACGATGCCAAACGGGCAGGTCGCCGCAGCACAAGCCCTCGGCATGAACCGCATGAATGCCTTTCTGTACATCGTGCTGCCACAGGCGCTGCGCAAGATGCTGCCGGTACTGCTCATGCAGTTCATCGTGTTGTTCCAGGACACCTCGCTCGTCTACGTGCTCTCCCTGGACGATCTCTTTGGTACTGCCTCGAAGCTAGCTCAGCGCGACGGGCGACTGGTCGAGATGTACCTGTTCATCGCGGTCTTCTACTTCTGCATCTCCTTCGCGCTCTCAAGCTATGTGCGCACGCTGCAGGAAAGACTTGCTCGCGCCGACTGATGCCTCTCTTGCCCCAGCCTTCCTCTTCATCCAAAACATCGAAAGACAACACCCGTGAGAACAGCACCCGTTTATCCCCCGCACATTGAGCAGCTCAAGTCGTACTCGCCTGGCTTGCCGATGGAAGACCTCGCGCGACGTATCGACATGCCGCTCTCGCACATTGTCAAACTTGCATCAAACGAGAACCCACTAGGTGCAAGCCCCCGCGCGTTGGAAGCGCTGGCCGCGTCTTCGATCGACCTCTCCCGCTACCCGGACAACGACTGCACCGACCTCACCCAGGAGCTAGCTCGACAACTCGATGTGCCGCCCGACTGGGTGGTGACCGGCGCTGGTTCCGAGAGCGTGATTGGTATGGCCACGACTGCCCTGCTGAGCCCAGGTCGCTTCACGCTCTATGCGCAGTATTCGTTTCAAGCCTACGTGAATGCGGCACAGCGTGCTGGCGCCACGTCCGTCGTGGTGCCGTCGCCGGACTTCACGGTGGATCTCGACGAGATGCTTCACGTTGGAAAGGACCGCGCCATCTCACTCGTGTACATCGCAAACCCGGGAAATCCAACCGGCACGAGCGTTGACCCCGATAAGCTCGAAGCCTTGATTGCAAAGCAGCCCGACGGCACCGTGGTCGTGCTTGATGAGGCCTACCTGGAGTACCTGCCTCCGGCGAATCGTGGCGATGCCGTCGCCTGGGTTCGTCGTCATCCCCACCTGCTCGTGACGCGCACGTTCTCCAAGGCCTATGGGCTGGCCGGTCTTCGAGTGGGCTATGGCATCGCACAACCCGCACTGGCCGGCATGCTGCGCCGGGTACGCTCGCCGTTCCAGGTTTCACAGCCCGCACAGGCAGGCGCGATGGCGGCGTTGAACGACATCGACTTCCTTGCGCGCACGCTTGCCGTCAACAGCGAAGGCCACGAACAGCTGTGCACAGCCTTCAGTGCTCGGGGACTGCGCCATCTGAAGTCGTCGACCAACTTCGTGTCCGTGCAGACCGGGGACAGCGCCGCCCTGGCCGGCCGGCTGGAACAGCACGGCCTCATCGCGCGGCCGCTGGGCTCCTACGGGCTCAAGAACTGGTTGCGAGTGAGTATTGGCACTTCTATCGAGAACTCGCGCTTCCTCGACGCGCTCGCACAAGAACTAAGACCCACTGCATGACTACGAGCACCCGCAGGGCATTGATAGACGCCATCGTCGCCCGCACCGAGACGAACGCCAAGCTGAGACGCGACATCCATGCGCACCCCGAGCTGCGATACGAAGAATTCCGCACTTCAGACTTGATCGCAGCTGAACTGGAGCAATGCGGCATCGCCGTGCATCGTGGCCTCGCGCGCACTGGCGTGGTGGGCTCGCTTCGCCAAGGCAGCGGGAAAAAGGCCATCGGCCTTCGAGCCGACATGGACGCGCTGCGCGTGACGGAGCTCAACACGTTCGGCCACGCGAGCACGCACCCCGGCAAGATGCATGCGTGCGGACACGACGGCCATGTCGCGATGCTGCTGGCGGCTGCACATCACCTGTCGCAGAACGGCCAGTTTGATGGCACCGTGCATTTCATCTTTCAGCCCGCCGAAGAGGGTGGCGCGGGCGCGCGCGCGATGATTGAGGACGGCTTGTTCGATCAGTTTCCTGTCGACGCCGTGTTCGGCATGCACAACTGGCCAGGCATGGCCGAAGGCCAGTTCGCGGTAAGCCCGGGCGGCGTGATGGCATCGAGCACCGAGTTCACCGTCATCATTCACGGCAAAGGCGGCCATGCGGCGCTGCCGCACACGGCAATTGACCCGGTACCCGTGGCCTGCGAGGTGGTACAGGCCTTTCAGAATATTCTTTCGCGCAACAAGAAGTCGGACGAAGCCGCCGTGTTGACTGTGACCGTGCTTCGGGCCGGTGAGTCGAACAACGTTATTGCCGACAACTGCGAGTTGAGGGGCACGATCCGCACTTTCTCGTTACCGACGCTGGACCTCATCGAGCAGCGTATGACGCAGATCGCCAGCCATGTGTGCAGTGCACACGACGCGCGCAGCGAGGTGCGCTTCAACCGCAGCTATCCTCCCACCATTAATTCCGTGGCCGAAGCCGGCTTTGCCCACGGCGTGATGACCGACATCGTCGGCGAGAGTAACGTCCTCGCGCAGGAGCCCGCGATGACGGCGGAAGACTTCGCTTTCATGTTGCAGGTGCGGCCCGGCGCCTACGCTTTCATCGGGAACGGCGACGGAGCGCATCGCTCAATGCCGCACGGGCCGGGCCCCTGCAGCCTCCACAACCCAAGCTACGATTTCAATGATTCATTGATTCCGCTGGGCGCCACCTACTGGGTTCGGCTTGTGGAGCGCTTTCTGGCCCCGGGACCCTAATCGACGGTGATGTTTCGTTCCTTGATCAGTTTCGACCAAGTAGCGCCTTCGTCGCGAACCATACGGGTAAGTTCCTGAGGCGTGCTTGACGTGGCTTCGAAGCCCAACTCCTGCAGCTTGTTCACGATGTCCGGGTTCTTAAGAACCTTTTCTGTCTCGATACGCAGGCGCGCTACCACGTCGGCAGGGGTGTTTGGAGGCGCGACAAGGGCAGACCAGCTCTGAAGCGTCAGCTGGGGCATCCCTTGCTCGGCCACGGTTCGCACGTCGGGGAGTGCGCTCATGCGCGTCTTGCTGGTAACAGCGAGTGGACGAATCTTGCCGGCAGCTATCTGCGGTAGCAGCGTACTGGGTGCCTCGAAGAATAGATCAACCTGGCGGCCCAGCAAGTCATTCAGCGCCGGCGCACCGCCCTTGTACGGCACGTGCGTAATCTCGATCGCCGCCTCGCGCCTGAATGTTTCTCCGATCAGGTGCGGGGTGGTGCCATACCCCGGGGACGCGAAGCTCAGCTTGTCGGGTCGGGCCTTTGCAGCCGCGATCACATCGGCGAGCGATCTGTAGGGCGACGCGGCATTGACAACCAGCACGAGCGGAAATTGGCTTACGGTGGTCACTGGTGTGAAGTCAGTCGGCTTGACGTTGACGCCTTTCTGCAGGTACGGCGCGATAGTCAGCGTGCTCGCGTTCGCCAGAAACAGCGTATACCCGTCGGGCGCGGCGCGCGCCACGTTGGCGGCGGCAATCATTCCGCCCGCGCCGGGCACGTTCTCAACGACCATCGGTTGGCCGAGGCCAGTCGACAGACGGGCAGCGAGGAGCCTGGCCACAACGTCCGATTGGCCACCGGTCGCGAAAGGCAGGATGACCTTGATTGGCCGAGAGGGATAGGCATCGGCCGCTAAGCCAGACTGTGGGGCGACTCCAAGTGCCAGGGCAGCGCCCAATCCACAGAGCAATTTGCGTTTTGTCATGCGATGTCTCCGTTGTGTTTAATGATTAAAAGTGTCGGCGCGCAGCGACTCAGTAGCCCAGGGATCTGTCGACTTCGTTGATCAACGGATCTCCACGCTCCAGCCTTTGTAAGTTCTCGAGGAATTGCTCGACCACTGGGCCCACCGATGGCTGGGCCGCAATGTGCGGCGTCACCAGCACCTTTTCATGGCCCCAGAACGGGCTGCTGGCGGGCAGAGGCTCGGTGGCGAAAACGTCGAAGGCCGCCCCGCCCAGATGGCCTTCATCGACGAGGGCCAGCAGATCTGCCTCAACCACGATCCCGCCACGCGCTGCGTTGATTACATAAGCGCCCTGCGGCAGCTTCGACAGAAAGGCACGGTTGATCAGTCCGGCGGTCTGGGCTGTGCTCGGCAGGAGGCACACGAGGTAGTTGCACTGGCTGAGGAATTCATCCATGCCTTGCTCGCCCACGAATACCGGGACCCGGGCCGCCCGGCCTTCAGAACGCGTCCAGCCGATGACTTTGAAGCCGAGTGCGGCCACTACATCGGCGACCACAGAACCGATCGATCCGAGCCCCATGATGCCGACCGTGTACTCGCGCGAATCCGGTACGGCCACGCGCTTCCATTCGTGTGCAGCATGCTGAGCCTGCAGCGTCGGCAATGCGCGGAAATGCTGCAGGATTTGCAGCGACACATATTGCGCCATGCTAAGGCCGAGGCCGGGCTCCACGGCGCGGGTGACCTTGACGCTGGCCGGCAAGTCGGGCGTCCCGAGGATGCCGTCGGCGCCGGCGCCGACCGAAGCAGCCAGCTGAAGATTCGGCAGCCGCGGTAACAGACCGGCCGGCAACTTGAAAGCGAAGAGCGCGGTGACATCCGGGTCTGTGTCCCCATCGATGCGCGTGACGACGTTCAGTTCTGGGGCGCGTGCGCGCAGAGCCTCATAGCGGGCCGTGACGAAGTCCGAGGTCAACAGCATCAGAACCTTCGCGGGACGCTGGGTGGAAGCTACTTTCATGCAAAGGTTCTCTCATAGTTGAAGCGGGGGTTGTGTCTGCGGGCCTGTCGCACCAGCAGCTGCCAGCGCAGGTCCACCACGTCGGTGCGGCGCAGGAAGGCCTTGGTCTGGCGCGCCTCGGCGGGCGGCAGCTTCTTGGGCGTTCCGGCCGCCATAGCCTGCAGCTGAACGCGCGCAGCGAACTCGAGCACCGTGGCAGCGATGGCGGTCTCCGCAATGGATTCACCGACCACCACCGAGCCATGGTTGCGCAGCAGAATGGCTCGGTTGGCGCCCAGGCGCGTCGCGATGCTGGCGCCTTCCTTCTTGTCGAGCACGATGCCGTCGAACTCGTCGAACAGCACGATGTCTTCGTGGAACAGCGCACCGCTCTGCGTCACCGGCTCGAGATTGCTGCCCACGATGCCCAGGGCCAGCGACGCCTCGGAATGCGTGTGAAGGATGCAGCACACCTCGGGCCGCGCCTCATAGATCTCGGTGTGGATGTTCAGCGTGGGGTTGCAAGGCAAGGCGCCGGTGACCGTGCGCAGGTCGAAGTCGGATTCGATCAGTTCCTCGGCCGTTGCCTCCTCGAAGCCGTAGCCGTAGGGGATGCTCCAAAAGGTTCTGGCGTTTGGCAGGCGTGCGGTGAGGTGACCCGAGATCCCGCTGCCCTGTCCGTCCATGGCGAGGATCTGGAAGGCGTGGACCAGGTCGTGAATCAATGCCGGCAAGGGGTCTTTGTTCATGGCTTGAGCTTGTTAAAAATTCAGAGGGCGGAAGGAGCGGTCGCTTTGCTGCCCACATCGACCGCAGTGGCGTCGTAGCTGAACAGCCACTCGTAGCGCTGCCGAACGCTGTCTTCGCTCCATTCGCGGTCCACGTAGCGACCCGCCTCGACGGCGTCCGCCAGCAGGGGGTTGTGAAAACGCGCCGCGTTGGCCGCGGAGCCCAGCACGATGCGAGAGGTGCGCTCCATGCGCAGCGCCTGATAGCGCAGCAGTCCGGCAGCGGGGTCGTCCTTGTGGGCTTCTAGGCAGCGGGCGAGCACCACGCCGTCTTCCAGGGCCATCACGGCGCCCTGCGCGAGGAAAGGCAGGGTGGAGTGGCAGGCATCGCCCAACAGCGTGGCCCGGCCCTGCGTCCAGTTGTTCATGGGCTGACGGCTCAGCAGCGCCCACTTGTAGGGCTGGTCGATGCCCTGGATCAGGCGATGCACATCGTCATGCCAGTGCCTGAAGTCGTTCATGCATTCTTCCACGCTGCCGCGCTCGGTCCAGGACTCGACCTGCCAGTCGCTGCGCTCGACGATGCCCACGAAGTTGACGAGAGCGCCCTCGCGCAAGGGGTAGTGGATGACATGGGCGCCGGGGCCGATCCAGTTGGTAGCCAGGTTGGCGTGCAGGTGCGGTGGCAGCTTGTCGCGCTGAACCAGTCCACGCCAAGCCACGCAACCCGTGAACTGGGCATCGCTCTGGCCGAACATGGCGCGGCGGATGCGCGAGTGCACGCCGTCAGCTCCGACGAGAACGTCGCCACGAATGCGCTCGCCGCCCTCAAGTTCTACCTCGACACCTTCTGCGTCCTGCGTCAGACCCACCGCCTTGGCGCCCAGGCGAATCGCGTCTGGCTGGCGCTGACGCGCGTGGCGAGCCATTAGCGCATGCAGGTCTGCCCGGTAGATCAGGTAGTACGGAAACCCGTACTTCTGCACGGATTCAGCACCCAGGTCAAACAGCTTCCAAGTCTGCCCTGTGTTCCAGAGCCGGACCTGCTTTCCCGCCGCCTGCGTCGCCAGATGCGGCAGTTCGTCACTCAGCCCGACGTCTGCCAGGCACCGCGAGCCGTTCGCGCTCACCTGGAACCCGGCACCGACTTCGCCGAGTTCGGGCGCCTGCTCCAGCACGGTCACGCGAATGCCGCGCCGCTGCAGGGCCAGTGCGCAGCACAACCCGCCTATGCCGGCGCCGGCGATCAATACGTGCAAGGGTTCAGCAGCCATGTCTCCATCCTTTGATACATCTGGCCCCATCGGCCAGCACTGAATTGCATCGCAGTAAGACAAATTTGTGAAGTTAAATTATCAAATCAATTAATATCCTTCAGCAATGAATATAAACACCCGGCAGCTTCAGGCCTTCCTGGCCATTGCCCGACTGGGCAGCTTCACGCGCGCCGCCGAAGAGACCTTCGTGACGCAGGCCGGGCTGAGCCTGATGCTCAAGGATTTCGAGGCGCAGGTCGGTGCCCGCCTGTTCGACCGCACAACGCGTTCGGTGCGCCTGACGCCGGCAGGAGAGGCCTTGCTGCCGACCGCGCGCGGCATGCTGGCCGACTGGGACCGGGCCACATCCAACATCGGGCAGCTGTCGGCCGAGGCCGCGCAGCAGGTCTCGCTGGCCGCAACACCGCTGATCGCCGCCAGTGTGCTGCCACAGTGGCTCAATGAGTTTCGCTTGGTGCAGGCCAGCACCCGCGTGAATGTCAGCGACCTGGATCGCCAGCAGATTCTGCTGGGCATTGACGCAGGTGAAATCGACCTCGGTCTGGGCGCCTTCTTTAAGCCAGCATCGGGCATCGAACGGCAGTTGCTGGCCACTTTTCCGATGGTGCGCGTCAGTCCGAAATCAGGCAGTCGCACCCTGGCCGCCACGCGCACACGGCCGGCCAGCGCAGGCAAGCGCGCCGCGTGGGCGGAGTTCGCGGGTCAACGCCTGCTTGCGTTGCCCATAGAGAACCCGATCCAGAAGCTCGTGGACGCTCAGCTGCGCGGGCTGGCCGTGGCACCCGCGTTCAGTGGAGCACTGCAGAACATCCAGGCCATCATCGCGATGGTGGAGGCAGGGCATGGGGTCGCCGCCCTGCCTGGGTTTGTGCTTCCAGCCTGCGCGCGCTACGACGTGGAAGTG is a genomic window of Variovorax sp. V213 containing:
- a CDS encoding M20 aminoacylase family protein, with product MTTSTRRALIDAIVARTETNAKLRRDIHAHPELRYEEFRTSDLIAAELEQCGIAVHRGLARTGVVGSLRQGSGKKAIGLRADMDALRVTELNTFGHASTHPGKMHACGHDGHVAMLLAAAHHLSQNGQFDGTVHFIFQPAEEGGAGARAMIEDGLFDQFPVDAVFGMHNWPGMAEGQFAVSPGGVMASSTEFTVIIHGKGGHAALPHTAIDPVPVACEVVQAFQNILSRNKKSDEAAVLTVTVLRAGESNNVIADNCELRGTIRTFSLPTLDLIEQRMTQIASHVCSAHDARSEVRFNRSYPPTINSVAEAGFAHGVMTDIVGESNVLAQEPAMTAEDFAFMLQVRPGAYAFIGNGDGAHRSMPHGPGPCSLHNPSYDFNDSLIPLGATYWVRLVERFLAPGP
- a CDS encoding 2-hydroxyacid dehydrogenase; its protein translation is MKVASTQRPAKVLMLLTSDFVTARYEALRARAPELNVVTRIDGDTDPDVTALFAFKLPAGLLPRLPNLQLAASVGAGADGILGTPDLPASVKVTRAVEPGLGLSMAQYVSLQILQHFRALPTLQAQHAAHEWKRVAVPDSREYTVGIMGLGSIGSVVADVVAALGFKVIGWTRSEGRAARVPVFVGEQGMDEFLSQCNYLVCLLPSTAQTAGLINRAFLSKLPQGAYVINAARGGIVVEADLLALVDEGHLGGAAFDVFATEPLPASSPFWGHEKVLVTPHIAAQPSVGPVVEQFLENLQRLERGDPLINEVDRSLGY
- a CDS encoding amino acid ABC transporter permease → MNYDWNWRVFLEQSPNGGGAYGYLLAVGLANTVAATLLIFMLALALGTAVGVLRTLPSRKAQAAGRVYVEVFRNIPLIVQLFIWYFVLPELLPRALGDWIKQWEAAPFFAVVIGIGCYMAARVGEQLRSGIQALARGQQLAASALGMTLSQSYRYVLLPRAFRIIWPMLTSDAMGTVKATSIGLTIGFVELTAQAHSMQEFSFRVFEAFLAALTIYVILNFLIVTVMRRFERRLELPGFGGK
- the hisC gene encoding histidinol-phosphate transaminase, with amino-acid sequence MRTAPVYPPHIEQLKSYSPGLPMEDLARRIDMPLSHIVKLASNENPLGASPRALEALAASSIDLSRYPDNDCTDLTQELARQLDVPPDWVVTGAGSESVIGMATTALLSPGRFTLYAQYSFQAYVNAAQRAGATSVVVPSPDFTVDLDEMLHVGKDRAISLVYIANPGNPTGTSVDPDKLEALIAKQPDGTVVVLDEAYLEYLPPANRGDAVAWVRRHPHLLVTRTFSKAYGLAGLRVGYGIAQPALAGMLRRVRSPFQVSQPAQAGAMAALNDIDFLARTLAVNSEGHEQLCTAFSARGLRHLKSSTNFVSVQTGDSAALAGRLEQHGLIARPLGSYGLKNWLRVSIGTSIENSRFLDALAQELRPTA
- a CDS encoding LysR family transcriptional regulator; this translates as MNINTRQLQAFLAIARLGSFTRAAEETFVTQAGLSLMLKDFEAQVGARLFDRTTRSVRLTPAGEALLPTARGMLADWDRATSNIGQLSAEAAQQVSLAATPLIAASVLPQWLNEFRLVQASTRVNVSDLDRQQILLGIDAGEIDLGLGAFFKPASGIERQLLATFPMVRVSPKSGSRTLAATRTRPASAGKRAAWAEFAGQRLLALPIENPIQKLVDAQLRGLAVAPAFSGALQNIQAIIAMVEAGHGVAALPGFVLPACARYDVEVQTLVNPVVPIDFFVVSRKGRQKTELATELIDDLGRHFRKLSQLAVA
- a CDS encoding amino acid ABC transporter permease, which gives rise to MFSGFDFAAIWVSLPHLLTTGLAFTVKLTLVAGFLGLVLGCAIAMARLSKNKLLRAFGDAYANVFRAIPLVLWLFAFYVLAPYVVAWVIGSPTPVPFSATVSAYLSFVLFEAAYFCEIIRSGIRTMPNGQVAAAQALGMNRMNAFLYIVLPQALRKMLPVLLMQFIVLFQDTSLVYVLSLDDLFGTASKLAQRDGRLVEMYLFIAVFYFCISFALSSYVRTLQERLARAD
- a CDS encoding transporter substrate-binding domain-containing protein: MRIAGRLMGTHTTPRSLPTDSDVESRCRRRHGQPASQHRPSVGLPSTLSEGKKMRNPLPTWIVGVALATSFSTSSAQTLAAPLSGTLKKLADTGTIALGVRENQVPFAYVDDNQKVIGFTVDICKALVDSLKADAGIKALQVELKPVTAQTRLALLGNGTIDLDCASVSNNAERQKQVSFSNTFFLTATAFAAKKSSNLKSIADLAGKTVVAVPGTNHMVILNEMNQKQNLNMRIVSAKDQPEAFLMLSTGRAAALVSDDVLLASVIASAKNPEDYLISPDILTPPAPYGLVMRRDDPQFKAAVDKALTAYLTSPAAKANYDKWFVHPIPPRGLRMNFPMSAALKKAYAKPTDSIDLTAY
- a CDS encoding Bug family tripartite tricarboxylate transporter substrate binding protein; the protein is MTKRKLLCGLGAALALGVAPQSGLAADAYPSRPIKVILPFATGGQSDVVARLLAARLSTGLGQPMVVENVPGAGGMIAAANVARAAPDGYTLFLANASTLTIAPYLQKGVNVKPTDFTPVTTVSQFPLVLVVNAASPYRSLADVIAAAKARPDKLSFASPGYGTTPHLIGETFRREAAIEITHVPYKGGAPALNDLLGRQVDLFFEAPSTLLPQIAAGKIRPLAVTSKTRMSALPDVRTVAEQGMPQLTLQSWSALVAPPNTPADVVARLRIETEKVLKNPDIVNKLQELGFEATSSTPQELTRMVRDEGATWSKLIKERNITVD
- a CDS encoding FAD-dependent oxidoreductase, whose amino-acid sequence is MAAEPLHVLIAGAGIGGLCCALALQRRGIRVTVLEQAPELGEVGAGFQVSANGSRCLADVGLSDELPHLATQAAGKQVRLWNTGQTWKLFDLGAESVQKYGFPYYLIYRADLHALMARHARQRQPDAIRLGAKAVGLTQDAEGVEVELEGGERIRGDVLVGADGVHSRIRRAMFGQSDAQFTGCVAWRGLVQRDKLPPHLHANLATNWIGPGAHVIHYPLREGALVNFVGIVERSDWQVESWTERGSVEECMNDFRHWHDDVHRLIQGIDQPYKWALLSRQPMNNWTQGRATLLGDACHSTLPFLAQGAVMALEDGVVLARCLEAHKDDPAAGLLRYQALRMERTSRIVLGSAANAARFHNPLLADAVEAGRYVDREWSEDSVRQRYEWLFSYDATAVDVGSKATAPSAL
- a CDS encoding class II aldolase/adducin family protein; its protein translation is MNKDPLPALIHDLVHAFQILAMDGQGSGISGHLTARLPNARTFWSIPYGYGFEEATAEELIESDFDLRTVTGALPCNPTLNIHTEIYEARPEVCCILHTHSEASLALGIVGSNLEPVTQSGALFHEDIVLFDEFDGIVLDKKEGASIATRLGANRAILLRNHGSVVVGESIAETAIAATVLEFAARVQLQAMAAGTPKKLPPAEARQTKAFLRRTDVVDLRWQLLVRQARRHNPRFNYERTFA